The Prinia subflava isolate CZ2003 ecotype Zambia chromosome 21, Cam_Psub_1.2, whole genome shotgun sequence genome window below encodes:
- the PLEKHM2 gene encoding pleckstrin homology domain-containing family M member 2 isoform X4 produces the protein MEPAEVKDRILENISLSVKKLQSYFAACEDETPAIRNHDKVLQRLCEHLDHALLYGLQDLSSGYWVLVVHFTRREAIKQIEVLQHVATNLGRSRAWLYLALNENSLESYLRLFQENLSLLHKYYVKNALVCSHDHLTLFLTLVSGLEFIRFDLDLDAPYLDLAPYMPDYYKPQYLLDFEERLPSSVHGSDSLSLNSFNSVTSTNLEWDDSAIAPSSEDGDLTDTLSCPRSTTSEANGSRAAARSPTQRHNPFNQDKAESSTDTTPVHTASRDKAEATPEGTDQSESCTELEVIRLAKKKKTGKKKKVKAEEAVNSAAPAAPEASGDSGINGLSDREEPPRDGEEPPRDGAPAAPGGPEEGRERAALGPLALRIPEMKDTSMESVGQPLSKVMDRLNGQLDPGGWHAALEPPGQPFRTSTPGETPDGSSSGDFSEGISAPMDFYRFTVESPNAAAPGGGHHDPPGPGQSPHVSGSAEAPEEEESREGEAVGAVEESERASDEPQTSQTETTNPQALCEPKKEQPSPSPSSAEDSGVEEGQGSPSELTHPSEFRVDNNHLLLLMIHVFRENEEQLFRMIRMSTGHMEGNLQLIYVLLTDCYVYLIRKGAAEKPYMVEEAVSYNELDYISVGLDQQTVTLVCTNRRKQFLLDTADVALTEFFLVSLKSAMIKGCREPPYPSILTDATMEKLALAKFVAQESKCEACNVVVRFYGLIHWEDPMDEALGPSSSSSSAENAVTKDGILHYKAGTSYLGKEQWKPCFVVLSNGILYQYPDRTDVTPLLSINMGGEQCGGCRRSNTTDRPHSFQVILTDRPSLELSAENEEDMADWMQYFCQAVSKGVIPQGVAPTPCVPCCLVLTDEKAFTCHEDCQTSFFRSLGTAELTDVTAVSTEAGKEYCILEFAQDSKEFLPPWVLYFSCTAELERFLSALNAAWRNIYQVDLQHKAILDAAVKKKCEDAQSLIDSAWQRSDSLCRGRAERDPWC, from the exons GCCGGGCCTGGCTGTACCTTGCTCTCAACGAAAATTCCTTGGAGAGCTACTTGAGGCTGTTCCAGGAGAACCTCAGCCTGCTGCACAAGTACTATGTCAA GAACGCCCTGGTCTGCAGTCACGATCATCTGACCTTGTTCTTAACACTGGTGTCCGGACTGGAGTTCATCCGCTTTGACTTGGACCTG gatgCTCCATACCTGGATCTGGCCCCGTACATGCCCGATTACTACAAGCCTCAGTACCTGCTGGACTTCGAGGAGCGCCTGCCCAGCTCCGTGCACGGCTCCGACAGCCTCTCCCTCAACTCCTTCAACTCTGTCACCTCCACCAACCTGGAATGGGACGACAGTGCCATTGCTCCATCCAGTGAGG ACGGGGACCTGACGGACACCCTCAGCTGCCCGCGCTCCACCACCTCCGAGGCCAACGGCAGCAGGGCCGCGGCGAGGAGCCCCACGCAGCGCCACAACCCCTTCAACCAGGACAAGGCTGAGTCCTCCACCGACACCACGCCGGTGCACACGGCTTCCCGGGACAAGGCAGAGGCCACCCCCGAAGGAACGGACCAGTCCGAGAGCTGCACGGAGCTGGAGGTCATCAG GTTAgccaagaagaaaaagacaggcaagaagaagaaggtgaaggcTGAGGAGGCAGTGAACAGCGCGGCGCCCGCAGCACCCGAGGCCAGCGGCGACAGCGGCATCAACGGGCTCAGCGACAGGGAGGAGCCGCCGAGGGACGGGGAGGAGCCGCCGAGGGACGGGGCCCCAGCTGCCCCGGGCGGGCcggaggagggcagggagcgcGCTGCCCTTGGCCCGCTGGCCCTGCGCATCCCCGAGATGAAAGACACGTCCATGGAGAGCgtggggcagcccctgagcaaGGTCATGGACAGGCTCAACGGGCAGCTGGACCCTGGGGGCTGGCACGCTGCCCTCGAGCCTCCTGGGCAGCCCTTTCGGACCAGCACGCCAGGGGAGACCCCGGATGGATCGTCCTCTGGCGACTTTAGCGAGGGGATTTCAGCCCCCATGGACTTCTACCGATTTACCGTCGAGAGTCCAAACGCTGCTGCACCAGGTGGTGGCCACCATGACCCTCCAGGGCCTGGCCAATCGCCACATGTTTCTGGTAGCGCTGAGGCtcctgaagaagaagaaagcagagagggagaagCAGTTGGGGCAGTAGAGGAGTCTGAAAGGGCGAGTGATGAACCTCAAACTAGCCAGACAGAAACCACCAACCCGCAGGCTCTCTGTGAGCCCAAGAAGGAacagcccagcccttccccaagCAGTGCTGAGGACTCTGGTGtggaggaagggcagggcagcccctcgGAGCTGACCCATCCCTCGGAGTTCAG GGTGGATAACAaccatctcctcctgctgaTGATCCACGTCTTCCGGGAGAATGAAGAGCAGTTGTTCAGG ATGATCCGAATGAGCACGGGGCACATGGAAGGGAACTTGCAGCTGATCTACGTCCTGCTAACGGATTGCTATGTGTACCTGATCCGGAAAG gggcagcagagaAGCCGTACATGGTGGAGGAGGCCGTGTCCTACAACGAGCTGGATTACATCTCg GTTGGGCTGGATCAGCAGACAGTGACCCTGGTGTGCACCAACCGGAGGAAGCAGTTCCTGCTCGACACTGCCGACGTGGCTCTCACTGA GTTCTTCCTCGTCTCCTTGAAGTCAGCCATGATCAAAGGATGCCGAGAGCCCCCTTACCCCAGTATCCTCACAGATGCCACCATGGAGAAACTGGCACTTGCCAAGTTTGTAGCGCAGGAGTCCAAGTGTGAG GCCTGCAATGTGGTTGTGCGTTTCTATGGCCTCATTCACTGGGAAGACCCCATGGATGAGGCGCTGGgaccttccagcagcagctcctctgcagaaaaCGCCGTCACCAAGGACGGCATCCTGCACTACAAGGCAGGGACCTCCTACCTGGGCAAGGAGCAGTGGAAGCCCTGCTTCGTGGTGCTCAG CAATGGGATCTTGTACCAGTACCCAGACCGCACAGATGTCACCCCTCTGCTCTCCATCAACATGGG cGGCGAGCAGTGTGGGGGATGCCGGCGTTCCAACACCACCGACCGGCCCCACTCCTTCCAGGTGATCCTGACAGACCGGccctccctggagctgagcGCCGAGAATGAGGAGGACATGGCAGACTGGATGCAGTACTTCTGCCAGGCTGTCTCCAAAGGG GTGATCCCCCAGGGTGTTGCCCCGACGCCGTGTGTTCcctgctgcctggtgctgacAGACGAGAAGGCTTTCACGTGCCACGAGGACTGTCAGACCAGCTTCTTCCGCTCGCTGGGCACTGCGGAGCTGACGGACGTCACGGCCGTCTCCACAGAGGCCGGCAAGGAGTACTGTATCCTG GAGTTTGCTCAGGACAGCAAGGAGTTCCTGCCCCCTTGGGTCCTTTATTTTAGTTGCACTGCGGAACTAGAGAGGTTCCTATCAGCACTGAACGCTGCATGGAGGAACATCTACCAG GTCGATCTCCAGCACAAGGCCATTCTGGATGCTGCTGTGAAGAAGAAATGTGAGGATGCCCAGAGCCTCATCGACAGCGCCTGGCAGCGCAGCGACAGCCTCTGCCGGGGACGGGCCGAGCGGGACCCCTGGTGTTAA
- the PLEKHM2 gene encoding pleckstrin homology domain-containing family M member 2 isoform X3: MLCSMDCKIFPRGTGFWWFTSRAGKPSNRSKCCSMWPPTWDAIFGTIEATFDAGPCPDPRCLLIQTPAMSWACTGRAWLYLALNENSLESYLRLFQENLSLLHKYYVKNALVCSHDHLTLFLTLVSGLEFIRFDLDLDAPYLDLAPYMPDYYKPQYLLDFEERLPSSVHGSDSLSLNSFNSVTSTNLEWDDSAIAPSSEDYDFGDVFPAMQTMPSRDWEDGDLTDTLSCPRSTTSEANGSRAAARSPTQRHNPFNQDKAESSTDTTPVHTASRDKAEATPEGTDQSESCTELEVIRLAKKKKTGKKKKVKAEEAVNSAAPAAPEASGDSGINGLSDREEPPRDGEEPPRDGAPAAPGGPEEGRERAALGPLALRIPEMKDTSMESVGQPLSKVMDRLNGQLDPGGWHAALEPPGQPFRTSTPGETPDGSSSGDFSEGISAPMDFYRFTVESPNAAAPGGGHHDPPGPGQSPHVSGSAEAPEEEESREGEAVGAVEESERASDEPQTSQTETTNPQALCEPKKEQPSPSPSSAEDSGVEEGQGSPSELTHPSEFRVDNNHLLLLMIHVFRENEEQLFRMIRMSTGHMEGNLQLIYVLLTDCYVYLIRKGAAEKPYMVEEAVSYNELDYISVGLDQQTVTLVCTNRRKQFLLDTADVALTEFFLVSLKSAMIKGCREPPYPSILTDATMEKLALAKFVAQESKCEACNVVVRFYGLIHWEDPMDEALGPSSSSSSAENAVTKDGILHYKAGTSYLGKEQWKPCFVVLSNGILYQYPDRTDVTPLLSINMGGEQCGGCRRSNTTDRPHSFQVILTDRPSLELSAENEEDMADWMQYFCQAVSKGVIPQGVAPTPCVPCCLVLTDEKAFTCHEDCQTSFFRSLGTAELTDVTAVSTEAGKEYCILEFAQDSKEFLPPWVLYFSCTAELERFLSALNAAWRNIYQVDLQHKAILDAAVKKKCEDAQSLIDSAWQRSDSLCRGRAERDPWC; this comes from the exons GCCGGGCCTGGCTGTACCTTGCTCTCAACGAAAATTCCTTGGAGAGCTACTTGAGGCTGTTCCAGGAGAACCTCAGCCTGCTGCACAAGTACTATGTCAA GAACGCCCTGGTCTGCAGTCACGATCATCTGACCTTGTTCTTAACACTGGTGTCCGGACTGGAGTTCATCCGCTTTGACTTGGACCTG gatgCTCCATACCTGGATCTGGCCCCGTACATGCCCGATTACTACAAGCCTCAGTACCTGCTGGACTTCGAGGAGCGCCTGCCCAGCTCCGTGCACGGCTCCGACAGCCTCTCCCTCAACTCCTTCAACTCTGTCACCTCCACCAACCTGGAATGGGACGACAGTGCCATTGCTCCATCCAGTGAGG ATTATGATTTTGGAGATGTCTTTCCAGCAATGCAGACCATGCCCAGCAGAGACTGGGAAG ACGGGGACCTGACGGACACCCTCAGCTGCCCGCGCTCCACCACCTCCGAGGCCAACGGCAGCAGGGCCGCGGCGAGGAGCCCCACGCAGCGCCACAACCCCTTCAACCAGGACAAGGCTGAGTCCTCCACCGACACCACGCCGGTGCACACGGCTTCCCGGGACAAGGCAGAGGCCACCCCCGAAGGAACGGACCAGTCCGAGAGCTGCACGGAGCTGGAGGTCATCAG GTTAgccaagaagaaaaagacaggcaagaagaagaaggtgaaggcTGAGGAGGCAGTGAACAGCGCGGCGCCCGCAGCACCCGAGGCCAGCGGCGACAGCGGCATCAACGGGCTCAGCGACAGGGAGGAGCCGCCGAGGGACGGGGAGGAGCCGCCGAGGGACGGGGCCCCAGCTGCCCCGGGCGGGCcggaggagggcagggagcgcGCTGCCCTTGGCCCGCTGGCCCTGCGCATCCCCGAGATGAAAGACACGTCCATGGAGAGCgtggggcagcccctgagcaaGGTCATGGACAGGCTCAACGGGCAGCTGGACCCTGGGGGCTGGCACGCTGCCCTCGAGCCTCCTGGGCAGCCCTTTCGGACCAGCACGCCAGGGGAGACCCCGGATGGATCGTCCTCTGGCGACTTTAGCGAGGGGATTTCAGCCCCCATGGACTTCTACCGATTTACCGTCGAGAGTCCAAACGCTGCTGCACCAGGTGGTGGCCACCATGACCCTCCAGGGCCTGGCCAATCGCCACATGTTTCTGGTAGCGCTGAGGCtcctgaagaagaagaaagcagagagggagaagCAGTTGGGGCAGTAGAGGAGTCTGAAAGGGCGAGTGATGAACCTCAAACTAGCCAGACAGAAACCACCAACCCGCAGGCTCTCTGTGAGCCCAAGAAGGAacagcccagcccttccccaagCAGTGCTGAGGACTCTGGTGtggaggaagggcagggcagcccctcgGAGCTGACCCATCCCTCGGAGTTCAG GGTGGATAACAaccatctcctcctgctgaTGATCCACGTCTTCCGGGAGAATGAAGAGCAGTTGTTCAGG ATGATCCGAATGAGCACGGGGCACATGGAAGGGAACTTGCAGCTGATCTACGTCCTGCTAACGGATTGCTATGTGTACCTGATCCGGAAAG gggcagcagagaAGCCGTACATGGTGGAGGAGGCCGTGTCCTACAACGAGCTGGATTACATCTCg GTTGGGCTGGATCAGCAGACAGTGACCCTGGTGTGCACCAACCGGAGGAAGCAGTTCCTGCTCGACACTGCCGACGTGGCTCTCACTGA GTTCTTCCTCGTCTCCTTGAAGTCAGCCATGATCAAAGGATGCCGAGAGCCCCCTTACCCCAGTATCCTCACAGATGCCACCATGGAGAAACTGGCACTTGCCAAGTTTGTAGCGCAGGAGTCCAAGTGTGAG GCCTGCAATGTGGTTGTGCGTTTCTATGGCCTCATTCACTGGGAAGACCCCATGGATGAGGCGCTGGgaccttccagcagcagctcctctgcagaaaaCGCCGTCACCAAGGACGGCATCCTGCACTACAAGGCAGGGACCTCCTACCTGGGCAAGGAGCAGTGGAAGCCCTGCTTCGTGGTGCTCAG CAATGGGATCTTGTACCAGTACCCAGACCGCACAGATGTCACCCCTCTGCTCTCCATCAACATGGG cGGCGAGCAGTGTGGGGGATGCCGGCGTTCCAACACCACCGACCGGCCCCACTCCTTCCAGGTGATCCTGACAGACCGGccctccctggagctgagcGCCGAGAATGAGGAGGACATGGCAGACTGGATGCAGTACTTCTGCCAGGCTGTCTCCAAAGGG GTGATCCCCCAGGGTGTTGCCCCGACGCCGTGTGTTCcctgctgcctggtgctgacAGACGAGAAGGCTTTCACGTGCCACGAGGACTGTCAGACCAGCTTCTTCCGCTCGCTGGGCACTGCGGAGCTGACGGACGTCACGGCCGTCTCCACAGAGGCCGGCAAGGAGTACTGTATCCTG GAGTTTGCTCAGGACAGCAAGGAGTTCCTGCCCCCTTGGGTCCTTTATTTTAGTTGCACTGCGGAACTAGAGAGGTTCCTATCAGCACTGAACGCTGCATGGAGGAACATCTACCAG GTCGATCTCCAGCACAAGGCCATTCTGGATGCTGCTGTGAAGAAGAAATGTGAGGATGCCCAGAGCCTCATCGACAGCGCCTGGCAGCGCAGCGACAGCCTCTGCCGGGGACGGGCCGAGCGGGACCCCTGGTGTTAA
- the PLEKHM2 gene encoding pleckstrin homology domain-containing family M member 2 isoform X2 → MLCSMDCKIFPRGTGFWWFTSRAGKPSNRSKCCSMWPPTWDAQIFGTIEATFDAGPCPDPRCLLIQTPAMSWACTGRAWLYLALNENSLESYLRLFQENLSLLHKYYVKNALVCSHDHLTLFLTLVSGLEFIRFDLDLDAPYLDLAPYMPDYYKPQYLLDFEERLPSSVHGSDSLSLNSFNSVTSTNLEWDDSAIAPSSEDYDFGDVFPAMQTMPSRDWEDGDLTDTLSCPRSTTSEANGSRAAARSPTQRHNPFNQDKAESSTDTTPVHTASRDKAEATPEGTDQSESCTELEVIRLAKKKKTGKKKKVKAEEAVNSAAPAAPEASGDSGINGLSDREEPPRDGEEPPRDGAPAAPGGPEEGRERAALGPLALRIPEMKDTSMESVGQPLSKVMDRLNGQLDPGGWHAALEPPGQPFRTSTPGETPDGSSSGDFSEGISAPMDFYRFTVESPNAAAPGGGHHDPPGPGQSPHVSGSAEAPEEEESREGEAVGAVEESERASDEPQTSQTETTNPQALCEPKKEQPSPSPSSAEDSGVEEGQGSPSELTHPSEFRVDNNHLLLLMIHVFRENEEQLFRMIRMSTGHMEGNLQLIYVLLTDCYVYLIRKGAAEKPYMVEEAVSYNELDYISVGLDQQTVTLVCTNRRKQFLLDTADVALTEFFLVSLKSAMIKGCREPPYPSILTDATMEKLALAKFVAQESKCEACNVVVRFYGLIHWEDPMDEALGPSSSSSSAENAVTKDGILHYKAGTSYLGKEQWKPCFVVLSNGILYQYPDRTDVTPLLSINMGGEQCGGCRRSNTTDRPHSFQVILTDRPSLELSAENEEDMADWMQYFCQAVSKGVIPQGVAPTPCVPCCLVLTDEKAFTCHEDCQTSFFRSLGTAELTDVTAVSTEAGKEYCILEFAQDSKEFLPPWVLYFSCTAELERFLSALNAAWRNIYQVDLQHKAILDAAVKKKCEDAQSLIDSAWQRSDSLCRGRAERDPWC, encoded by the exons GCCGGGCCTGGCTGTACCTTGCTCTCAACGAAAATTCCTTGGAGAGCTACTTGAGGCTGTTCCAGGAGAACCTCAGCCTGCTGCACAAGTACTATGTCAA GAACGCCCTGGTCTGCAGTCACGATCATCTGACCTTGTTCTTAACACTGGTGTCCGGACTGGAGTTCATCCGCTTTGACTTGGACCTG gatgCTCCATACCTGGATCTGGCCCCGTACATGCCCGATTACTACAAGCCTCAGTACCTGCTGGACTTCGAGGAGCGCCTGCCCAGCTCCGTGCACGGCTCCGACAGCCTCTCCCTCAACTCCTTCAACTCTGTCACCTCCACCAACCTGGAATGGGACGACAGTGCCATTGCTCCATCCAGTGAGG ATTATGATTTTGGAGATGTCTTTCCAGCAATGCAGACCATGCCCAGCAGAGACTGGGAAG ACGGGGACCTGACGGACACCCTCAGCTGCCCGCGCTCCACCACCTCCGAGGCCAACGGCAGCAGGGCCGCGGCGAGGAGCCCCACGCAGCGCCACAACCCCTTCAACCAGGACAAGGCTGAGTCCTCCACCGACACCACGCCGGTGCACACGGCTTCCCGGGACAAGGCAGAGGCCACCCCCGAAGGAACGGACCAGTCCGAGAGCTGCACGGAGCTGGAGGTCATCAG GTTAgccaagaagaaaaagacaggcaagaagaagaaggtgaaggcTGAGGAGGCAGTGAACAGCGCGGCGCCCGCAGCACCCGAGGCCAGCGGCGACAGCGGCATCAACGGGCTCAGCGACAGGGAGGAGCCGCCGAGGGACGGGGAGGAGCCGCCGAGGGACGGGGCCCCAGCTGCCCCGGGCGGGCcggaggagggcagggagcgcGCTGCCCTTGGCCCGCTGGCCCTGCGCATCCCCGAGATGAAAGACACGTCCATGGAGAGCgtggggcagcccctgagcaaGGTCATGGACAGGCTCAACGGGCAGCTGGACCCTGGGGGCTGGCACGCTGCCCTCGAGCCTCCTGGGCAGCCCTTTCGGACCAGCACGCCAGGGGAGACCCCGGATGGATCGTCCTCTGGCGACTTTAGCGAGGGGATTTCAGCCCCCATGGACTTCTACCGATTTACCGTCGAGAGTCCAAACGCTGCTGCACCAGGTGGTGGCCACCATGACCCTCCAGGGCCTGGCCAATCGCCACATGTTTCTGGTAGCGCTGAGGCtcctgaagaagaagaaagcagagagggagaagCAGTTGGGGCAGTAGAGGAGTCTGAAAGGGCGAGTGATGAACCTCAAACTAGCCAGACAGAAACCACCAACCCGCAGGCTCTCTGTGAGCCCAAGAAGGAacagcccagcccttccccaagCAGTGCTGAGGACTCTGGTGtggaggaagggcagggcagcccctcgGAGCTGACCCATCCCTCGGAGTTCAG GGTGGATAACAaccatctcctcctgctgaTGATCCACGTCTTCCGGGAGAATGAAGAGCAGTTGTTCAGG ATGATCCGAATGAGCACGGGGCACATGGAAGGGAACTTGCAGCTGATCTACGTCCTGCTAACGGATTGCTATGTGTACCTGATCCGGAAAG gggcagcagagaAGCCGTACATGGTGGAGGAGGCCGTGTCCTACAACGAGCTGGATTACATCTCg GTTGGGCTGGATCAGCAGACAGTGACCCTGGTGTGCACCAACCGGAGGAAGCAGTTCCTGCTCGACACTGCCGACGTGGCTCTCACTGA GTTCTTCCTCGTCTCCTTGAAGTCAGCCATGATCAAAGGATGCCGAGAGCCCCCTTACCCCAGTATCCTCACAGATGCCACCATGGAGAAACTGGCACTTGCCAAGTTTGTAGCGCAGGAGTCCAAGTGTGAG GCCTGCAATGTGGTTGTGCGTTTCTATGGCCTCATTCACTGGGAAGACCCCATGGATGAGGCGCTGGgaccttccagcagcagctcctctgcagaaaaCGCCGTCACCAAGGACGGCATCCTGCACTACAAGGCAGGGACCTCCTACCTGGGCAAGGAGCAGTGGAAGCCCTGCTTCGTGGTGCTCAG CAATGGGATCTTGTACCAGTACCCAGACCGCACAGATGTCACCCCTCTGCTCTCCATCAACATGGG cGGCGAGCAGTGTGGGGGATGCCGGCGTTCCAACACCACCGACCGGCCCCACTCCTTCCAGGTGATCCTGACAGACCGGccctccctggagctgagcGCCGAGAATGAGGAGGACATGGCAGACTGGATGCAGTACTTCTGCCAGGCTGTCTCCAAAGGG GTGATCCCCCAGGGTGTTGCCCCGACGCCGTGTGTTCcctgctgcctggtgctgacAGACGAGAAGGCTTTCACGTGCCACGAGGACTGTCAGACCAGCTTCTTCCGCTCGCTGGGCACTGCGGAGCTGACGGACGTCACGGCCGTCTCCACAGAGGCCGGCAAGGAGTACTGTATCCTG GAGTTTGCTCAGGACAGCAAGGAGTTCCTGCCCCCTTGGGTCCTTTATTTTAGTTGCACTGCGGAACTAGAGAGGTTCCTATCAGCACTGAACGCTGCATGGAGGAACATCTACCAG GTCGATCTCCAGCACAAGGCCATTCTGGATGCTGCTGTGAAGAAGAAATGTGAGGATGCCCAGAGCCTCATCGACAGCGCCTGGCAGCGCAGCGACAGCCTCTGCCGGGGACGGGCCGAGCGGGACCCCTGGTGTTAA